GCCGACGCCATCGCGGACTCGTGCGCGACGTGCAGGTAGGCGTTGAGCTTCGGGTTGAGCCGGTCGATGCGCGCCAGCATCGCCTCCGTGACCTCGACCGGTGAGACCTCGCGCTTGCGGTAGGAATCGAGGAGTTCAGACGCGGAGAGGCGGCAAAGGGCATCGTCGATCGGCATGCGTCGCCTCCAGGGACGGACTCAGGGTAATGTAGCCAGCGGCGGAGGGAGCGTCCAGAACCCGGAAGGAAGGCCAGCGGTGCAGATCAGACCGGCGACGATTGCAGACGAGGATACCGTCCTCGACCTCATTCGCGAGCTGTTCGAGCCGCCGGGTGCGCGACCGGACGACTTCAGCGAGGAACGAGGCCGCGAGGGCATACGCTGGCTACTCGACTCGCCCGGCGGGACCATTATCGTCGCGGAGGAGGGCGGCCGGATTGTCGGGCTCGCTACTGTTTACCGGACCTTCCCGTCCATCCGCCATGGCTGGCGCTGCTGGCTGCAGGACCTGGTCGTCACGTCCTCGCACCGCGGTCAGGGTGCAGGCAAGGCGCTGCTCGACGCCGCCACGCAATGGGCGCGGGAGAACGGCTGCACTCACCTCATGCTCGACTCGAGTAACGCGCGGAAGGACGCGCACCGTTTCTACCTCCGGGAAGGCATGACGCAGGGCTCTCTTACTTTCACCCGTGTGATCCGCTGACTGCGGGCGTCGATCCGGGGCGTCGGCGTTCGTCTCTAGGGAGCGGCGATGGCCAGCGCGCGGGCGCCTTCCCGCGCCGCCATGGAATGGAAATGAGGATGATCGACCGCTAGCTCGCCTCCACAGCTTGCGCGATGCGGCGGCCCATCTCCTGCGTCGTCACCAGCTCGCCGCCCGCCGATATCAGGTCGGGGGTGCGGGCGCCTTCTGCCAGGACCTTCTCGACCGCTCTCTCGACTGCCGAGGAGGCATCGGGGAGGTTGAAAGAGAGTCGCAGCATCATGGCGGCGCTGAGGATGGTGGCGATGGGATTGGCCTTGCCCTGGCCGGCGATGTCCGGCGCGGAGCCGTGGATGGGCTCGTAGAGGCCGAAGCCCTTCTCGTTAAGCGAGGCTGACGGCCCCATGCCCAGCGAGCGCAGCAGCGCCGCGGCTTCGTCCGACAGGATGTCGCCGAACATGTTCGAGGTCACGATCACGTCGAACTGGCGCGGGTTGATGATCAGCTCCATCGACGCAGCGTCGACGTGCATGTAGTCCATGGCCACGTCCGGGAAGGCGCGGGCCACCTCTTCGGCGACCTCGCGCCAGAACAGGCCGGACTTCATCACGTTGGACTTGGCGATGAGAGTGAGCTTGCGGCGGCGCCCGGCAGCGAGACGGAAGCCGTCGCGCACGATGCGCTCGATCTCATGCTCGCGGTAGAGCTCGGTGTCGAAGACCTCGCGCTCGGGGCGCTCGTAAGGGCCGGGGACCTCGCGCTCGCCGCGCGGGCCGAAGTAGAGGCCGGAGGTGAGCTCGCGGCAGATGAGCATGTCGGTGCCGCGCACGTGCTCTTCCTTCAAAGGCGAGAGAGGCAAGAGGGCGTCCGGCACGGAGATGGGGCGCAGGTTCAGATAGAGGTCGAAGTGCTTGCGCAGTGGCAGGATGGCGTTTT
The DNA window shown above is from Dehalococcoidia bacterium and carries:
- a CDS encoding GNAT family N-acetyltransferase; its protein translation is MQIRPATIADEDTVLDLIRELFEPPGARPDDFSEERGREGIRWLLDSPGGTIIVAEEGGRIVGLATVYRTFPSIRHGWRCWLQDLVVTSSHRGQGAGKALLDAATQWARENGCTHLMLDSSNARKDAHRFYLREGMTQGSLTFTRVIR
- the leuB gene encoding 3-isopropylmalate dehydrogenase, which gives rise to MTTFHIAVLPGDYIGPEVVGEAVRVLEAAGRRFGHEFRFSEALAGGAAFDAFGEHLPASTLATCEQADAILKGPFGGPRTEINHPKWQGVEQNAILPLRKHFDLYLNLRPISVPDALLPLSPLKEEHVRGTDMLICRELTSGLYFGPRGEREVPGPYERPEREVFDTELYREHEIERIVRDGFRLAAGRRRKLTLIAKSNVMKSGLFWREVAEEVARAFPDVAMDYMHVDAASMELIINPRQFDVIVTSNMFGDILSDEAAALLRSLGMGPSASLNEKGFGLYEPIHGSAPDIAGQGKANPIATILSAAMMLRLSFNLPDASSAVERAVEKVLAEGARTPDLISAGGELVTTQEMGRRIAQAVEAS